The following are from one region of the Thermomicrobiales bacterium genome:
- the xseA gene encoding exodeoxyribonuclease VII large subunit, with translation MSMRVLSVLEITAYLKELIECDPVLSDIWVRGEVTNFSRSAAGHIYFSLTSESLQISCVLFRGKQKGLLAMPRSGEEVLVHGRITLYEMRGQYQVMVDNVAPIGIGVMQLQFEEVRRRLEAEGLFAPDRKRPLPEMPATIGVVTSAQGAVWHDIQNVVARRFPLTELILAPSAVQGPDAALDLARALRKLDAFGGCDIIIIGRGGGSAEDLAAFNDEGLARAIYAARTPIVSAVGHETDTCIADLVADVRAPTPSAAAELCVPDRDEIVAQLGFAVMRAQANAISSLQSARQFVQQATLSTRHRHPSRSLDSARQVVDEAERAAVANVPRRLTNHRRDIAALAAASALLDPRAILQRGYALVSTSTPDGSRRVRSAVVAAGAGELQIEFADGAVKATVRQERQ, from the coding sequence ATGTCCATGCGCGTCCTGAGTGTCCTTGAGATCACCGCGTACCTGAAGGAACTGATCGAATGCGATCCGGTTCTTTCTGACATCTGGGTACGCGGCGAGGTCACCAACTTCTCGCGCTCCGCTGCGGGCCACATCTACTTTTCACTTACCAGTGAAAGTCTCCAGATCAGCTGCGTACTGTTCAGGGGCAAGCAGAAGGGTCTCCTCGCCATGCCACGCAGCGGCGAGGAAGTGCTGGTGCACGGGCGCATCACGCTCTACGAGATGCGTGGCCAATACCAGGTCATGGTTGACAACGTCGCGCCGATTGGCATCGGCGTTATGCAACTGCAATTCGAGGAAGTGCGGCGGCGTCTCGAAGCCGAAGGGCTGTTCGCGCCGGACCGGAAGCGCCCGCTGCCGGAAATGCCCGCAACAATTGGCGTCGTCACCTCGGCGCAAGGCGCAGTGTGGCACGACATCCAGAATGTTGTCGCCCGTCGATTCCCGCTCACCGAGTTGATTCTGGCCCCCAGCGCCGTGCAAGGTCCGGACGCAGCGCTGGATCTCGCCCGTGCGCTCCGCAAGCTCGACGCGTTCGGCGGTTGCGACATCATCATCATTGGGCGCGGCGGCGGCTCAGCCGAAGACCTGGCGGCATTCAATGACGAGGGCCTGGCTCGCGCGATCTATGCAGCGCGCACGCCAATCGTCAGCGCCGTCGGCCACGAGACCGACACCTGCATCGCTGACCTCGTTGCCGACGTTCGCGCGCCGACACCGAGTGCGGCGGCCGAACTCTGCGTGCCCGACCGCGATGAGATCGTTGCGCAATTGGGATTCGCAGTGATGCGCGCACAGGCGAACGCGATTTCGAGTCTGCAATCCGCGCGTCAATTCGTGCAGCAGGCTACGCTGTCGACACGCCATCGACATCCATCCCGGTCGCTTGATTCTGCGCGACAAGTCGTTGACGAAGCCGAGCGGGCCGCAGTTGCCAACGTACCGCGGAGGCTGACGAACCACCGACGTGACATCGCGGCACTAGCGGCAGCATCGGCGCTGCTGGATCCGCGCGCGATCCTGCAACGTGGCTACGCGCTTGTGTCAACATCGACTCCAGATGGGAGCAGGCGAGTCAGATCTGCGGTCGTTGCGGCAGGTGCCGGCGAATTACAAATCGAATTTGCAGACGGGGCCGTCAAGGCGACCGTGCGTCAGGAGCGACAATGA
- the aroQ gene encoding type II 3-dehydroquinate dehydratase, which translates to MSESTRQQPLILVLHGPNLNLLGKREPEIYGATTLDEIDQRLTHIAAEHGAELSITQSNYEGALVDQIHRYGWIAAGIIINPGALTHYSIALRDAIAAVPAPAIEIHLSNVAAREPFRHHSVIAAVARGTLTGFGATGYEMALHYLLDTIKQDGKAHID; encoded by the coding sequence GTGAGCGAATCAACCAGACAGCAGCCGCTGATTCTTGTGCTGCACGGACCGAATCTCAATCTCCTCGGAAAACGCGAGCCGGAAATCTACGGCGCAACCACCCTCGATGAGATCGACCAGCGCCTGACGCACATCGCAGCCGAGCATGGCGCCGAGCTATCCATCACGCAGTCCAACTACGAAGGCGCGCTCGTCGACCAGATTCATCGCTACGGCTGGATTGCCGCTGGTATCATCATTAATCCGGGCGCGCTAACGCACTACAGCATCGCCTTGCGAGACGCAATTGCTGCGGTTCCCGCGCCGGCAATTGAGATTCATCTCTCAAATGTCGCCGCTCGTGAGCCGTTCCGCCACCACTCCGTCATCGCAGCAGTCGCGCGCGGGACACTTACCGGGTTCGGCGCGACCGGGTATGAGATGGCGCTCCACTACTTGCTGGATACCATCAAGCAGGATGGGAAGGCTCACATTGACTGA
- the accB gene encoding acetyl-CoA carboxylase biotin carboxyl carrier protein yields the protein MVEDSAVQRDQAINNLGSDELSTFIRSLITMMQTGGIESLDMAYGDLSVSLRAKSGAVPTTYVGNSATDSSTTQFASSPTPIVEDASHIVSAPMIGTFYVASAPNEPPFVQPGDRVEEGQTIGIIEAMKIMNEIAADRSGTIVEVIAGNAQAVEYGSPLVVLKPDDQ from the coding sequence GTGGTCGAGGACAGTGCAGTGCAACGCGATCAGGCGATCAATAACCTTGGCTCGGACGAGCTTTCGACATTCATTCGATCGCTCATAACAATGATGCAGACTGGCGGCATTGAGAGCCTTGATATGGCGTACGGTGACCTCAGCGTCAGCCTGCGCGCGAAGTCAGGGGCAGTTCCGACCACCTACGTGGGCAACAGTGCGACCGATTCGTCTACGACGCAATTCGCCAGTTCGCCGACCCCCATCGTAGAAGACGCTTCACACATCGTGAGCGCGCCGATGATCGGTACGTTCTACGTTGCGTCTGCGCCAAATGAACCGCCGTTCGTCCAGCCCGGCGACCGCGTCGAGGAGGGCCAGACAATCGGCATCATCGAGGCGATGAAGATCATGAATGAGATCGCCGCCGATCGATCCGGAACAATCGTCGAAGTCATCGCCGGTAACGCGCAGGCGGTCGAATATGGCAGCCCCCTCGTGGTGCTCAAACCAGACGACCAATAG
- a CDS encoding AIR synthase-related protein, producing the protein MANRDELLPAGKLPGELLGSLLGHYISPDPAVLIGPGIGRDAAAIQVDETALVVKTDPITFSTNDAGRYLVNVNANDITCMGASPRWLLVTALFPDGKTTPAMVEDTFASLATAASEIGVALVGGHTEITIGLDRLILVGQMIGTCAPSDLYDLSRAEPGDAVLLASGIAIEGTSILAHEAHDELVDRIDAELLASAERFLESPGISVIPAARALQNAGVAIRGLHDPTEGGLATALGELAAAASLGIEVDGDAIPIRDETRAICSALGIDPLGLIASGALLAVVDGADADRGIAALNSAGIPAGIIGHIIADGSCSMVRDGRRQPLPVFAVDEIARFFAERESAQSNENRP; encoded by the coding sequence TTGGCGAATCGAGATGAGCTTCTACCGGCCGGGAAGCTGCCGGGCGAATTGCTGGGCAGCCTGCTCGGACACTACATCAGCCCGGACCCCGCCGTCCTGATCGGACCGGGCATCGGGCGCGATGCCGCTGCAATTCAGGTCGACGAGACAGCACTAGTCGTCAAGACCGACCCGATCACGTTCTCGACGAACGACGCAGGGCGATACCTTGTCAACGTCAACGCCAACGACATCACCTGCATGGGCGCGAGCCCGCGCTGGCTCCTCGTAACGGCGCTCTTCCCGGACGGCAAGACGACACCGGCAATGGTTGAAGACACGTTCGCTTCGTTGGCGACCGCCGCCAGCGAAATCGGTGTTGCCCTTGTCGGAGGGCACACGGAGATCACGATCGGACTCGATCGCCTCATCCTGGTTGGCCAGATGATCGGTACTTGCGCCCCTTCGGATCTTTACGATCTAAGCAGGGCCGAGCCCGGTGACGCAGTGTTGCTAGCGTCCGGCATCGCAATCGAGGGCACGTCCATCCTCGCCCACGAGGCGCATGATGAGCTCGTTGACCGCATTGACGCGGAGCTGCTTGCGAGCGCCGAGCGCTTCCTTGAATCCCCCGGGATCTCCGTCATCCCAGCTGCACGCGCACTGCAGAACGCCGGCGTGGCGATTCGCGGTTTACACGACCCGACTGAAGGGGGGCTCGCGACCGCTCTCGGCGAGCTGGCCGCTGCGGCGTCTCTGGGCATCGAGGTCGACGGGGACGCAATTCCAATTCGCGACGAGACGCGCGCCATCTGCAGCGCGTTGGGCATCGACCCACTCGGCCTCATCGCCAGCGGTGCGCTGCTTGCCGTGGTCGACGGCGCAGACGCAGACCGCGGAATTGCCGCACTGAACAGCGCAGGGATCCCGGCCGGCATCATCGGGCACATAATTGCGGATGGGTCGTGTTCGATGGTTCGTGATGGTCGGCGACAGCCGCTGCCAGTATTCGCCGTCGACGAAATCGCGCGATTCTTTGCTGAACGCGAATCCGCACAAAGCAACGAGAATCGGCCATAA
- the proS gene encoding proline--tRNA ligase has translation MEEDNTTRSRGFVEELIDQDDDFDRWYVDVVKRAELADDAPVRGCKVIRPYGYALWENFQSSLDRRFKATGVQNAYFPMLIPQHMMEREAEHVEGFAPEVAWVTRGGKSDLEEPLAIRPTSEAIICSKLGEWVQSYRDLPIIVNQWCSVLRWENRPRAFLRTSEFLWQEGHTAHATPDEADARSRMMLGIYRDFLEQELAIPVIPGVKSESEKFAGAVRTYTVEAMMGGKHWALQSGTSHYLGENFSKAFGIDFLDKDGERKYAHGTSWGLSHRTVGAVVMVHGDDAGLKLPPRVAPIQAVVIPIWRKETERDGVEEHVARVIEALGDVRTFVDRRDDKTPGWKFNEWELRGVPLRIEVGPRDVQSGNAVVVRRDTREKQVVAVDQLGRVVADLLVDIQANLYNMALERQNAHTVAVTSLEELYDRASSNAGFSVASWCGDKACEATVKEASKATIRCLPFEQPNEHGPCIVCGKPGVTEAIFARAY, from the coding sequence GTGGAGGAAGACAACACGACTCGAAGCCGCGGCTTCGTTGAGGAGCTGATCGATCAGGACGATGACTTCGATCGTTGGTACGTCGATGTCGTCAAGCGGGCCGAGCTGGCGGATGATGCGCCGGTGCGTGGCTGCAAGGTCATTCGGCCCTACGGCTATGCGTTGTGGGAGAACTTCCAGTCCTCACTCGACCGTCGATTCAAAGCCACTGGCGTCCAGAATGCCTACTTCCCGATGCTGATCCCGCAGCACATGATGGAGCGCGAGGCAGAGCACGTTGAAGGCTTCGCGCCGGAAGTTGCCTGGGTGACGCGCGGCGGAAAGAGTGATCTCGAAGAGCCACTCGCGATCCGCCCGACTTCTGAGGCGATCATCTGCTCAAAGCTCGGTGAGTGGGTGCAGTCATACCGCGACCTGCCGATCATCGTGAATCAGTGGTGTTCAGTCTTGCGCTGGGAGAACCGCCCACGAGCGTTCCTGCGTACCAGCGAATTCCTCTGGCAGGAGGGTCATACGGCGCACGCCACGCCGGATGAGGCCGACGCACGCTCGCGGATGATGCTTGGCATCTATCGAGACTTCCTTGAGCAGGAACTGGCTATTCCGGTCATCCCTGGCGTGAAGAGCGAGTCGGAGAAGTTCGCCGGCGCCGTTCGCACTTACACGGTCGAGGCGATGATGGGAGGCAAGCACTGGGCGCTCCAGTCCGGCACTTCGCACTATCTCGGAGAGAACTTTTCGAAGGCGTTCGGCATTGATTTCCTCGATAAAGACGGCGAGCGCAAGTATGCGCACGGCACGAGCTGGGGCCTGAGCCACAGAACTGTTGGCGCGGTCGTCATGGTTCATGGTGACGATGCCGGATTGAAGCTGCCGCCCCGCGTGGCCCCGATCCAGGCCGTCGTCATCCCGATCTGGCGCAAAGAGACCGAGCGTGACGGAGTCGAGGAGCACGTTGCGCGCGTCATTGAGGCACTCGGCGATGTCCGCACGTTCGTTGACCGACGCGACGACAAGACCCCCGGCTGGAAATTCAACGAGTGGGAGCTGCGCGGAGTTCCGCTGCGCATCGAAGTTGGCCCGCGCGATGTCCAGAGCGGCAACGCTGTTGTCGTGCGGCGCGATACGCGCGAAAAGCAGGTCGTAGCCGTCGATCAGCTCGGCAGGGTCGTAGCTGACCTGCTCGTGGACATTCAGGCGAACTTGTACAACATGGCTCTTGAGCGCCAAAACGCGCACACCGTCGCGGTGACATCGCTCGAAGAGCTGTATGACCGCGCGTCGTCGAATGCCGGGTTCTCAGTGGCGTCGTGGTGTGGGGACAAGGCCTGCGAAGCGACCGTCAAAGAAGCGTCGAAGGCGACGATTCGCTGCCTGCCGTTCGAGCAGCCGAACGAACATGGCCCGTGTATTGTGTGCGGCAAGCCGGGTGTGACCGAAGCGATCTTCGCGCGCGCATATTAG
- a CDS encoding 6-phosphofructokinase, whose protein sequence is MTRTIAVMTGGGDCPGLNAAIRAITRIATHDYGYRVIGIHDGYEGLVEGRLRELTFADTRGILRVGGTILGSSNRTDLSHYVAPGESEPRDRRADAFETLREAGVVALIVIGGDGTMRLTYEFADGRLPVIGVPKTIDNDVHGTDYAIGFQTCITTVADAIDKLHTTAESHHRILLLEVMGRHAGWVALHAGVAGGADVVLIPERSYSLDGIVDTIRRREDRGSRFTIGVVAEGVQSPSGEMVYRARDGASHSWRLGGVCDQLAVSLADRTGSEVRSISLGHIQRGGSPVVADRLLATVLGAAAVEAVHQRQNGVMVGVDGERVQYTSLDQVAAGPRVVPQDHALLRAAHMMGMYVGESR, encoded by the coding sequence ATGACGAGGACCATCGCCGTGATGACAGGCGGCGGCGACTGCCCCGGACTCAACGCCGCAATTCGGGCAATCACGCGCATTGCAACGCATGATTATGGCTACCGCGTCATCGGCATTCACGATGGCTACGAGGGACTGGTCGAGGGCCGGCTCCGTGAGCTGACGTTCGCAGACACACGCGGCATTCTGCGAGTTGGCGGCACGATCCTGGGTTCCTCCAATCGCACCGACCTCTCGCACTATGTCGCCCCAGGCGAGTCGGAGCCGCGCGATCGGCGGGCAGATGCTTTCGAGACTCTCCGCGAGGCCGGCGTCGTGGCGCTGATCGTAATCGGTGGCGATGGGACCATGCGCCTGACCTATGAGTTCGCCGATGGTCGACTACCGGTGATCGGCGTGCCGAAGACGATCGACAACGACGTGCACGGCACTGACTACGCAATCGGCTTTCAGACGTGCATAACGACCGTCGCCGACGCCATCGACAAGTTGCACACGACGGCGGAATCGCACCATCGCATTCTGCTACTGGAAGTCATGGGACGTCACGCCGGTTGGGTTGCGCTGCACGCCGGCGTCGCAGGCGGCGCAGACGTCGTACTGATCCCTGAGCGGTCCTACTCTCTTGATGGCATCGTTGACACGATCCGTCGCCGCGAAGATCGTGGCAGCCGCTTTACGATTGGCGTGGTCGCTGAGGGCGTCCAATCACCAAGCGGCGAGATGGTCTATCGCGCGCGCGACGGGGCCTCCCACTCGTGGCGACTTGGTGGTGTCTGCGATCAATTGGCTGTCAGTTTGGCCGACCGCACCGGCAGTGAGGTGCGGTCGATCTCGCTCGGGCATATTCAACGCGGAGGTTCACCCGTCGTTGCTGACCGACTGCTGGCAACGGTGTTGGGAGCCGCCGCTGTCGAGGCGGTGCATCAGCGTCAGAACGGCGTGATGGTCGGAGTTGACGGCGAACGCGTGCAATATACATCGCTCGACCAGGTCGCTGCTGGTCCACGAGTTGTGCCGCAGGATCACGCGCTCCTGCGAGCAGCGCATATGATGGGGATGTACGTTGGCGAATCGAGATGA
- a CDS encoding aminopeptidase P family protein has translation MLITHPSNRLYLTGFTGEDIAPNESSGHLLITATNAVLVTGSVNVTQAEAQAPHVRVVQREGGWGTADAAAILESGAHRIGYESQAMFDGVLRGINERLGSESYAVDWVPVDGLVEEFRAIKTDSEIELLRKAFEITNAAFERVAPTIKAGQTEHEVAWKIHVAFVELGAEGPSFPTIVAAGTHAARPHHEPGDRVIEDGVPIVIDMGARYKGYCADLTRTVWVGEPDEKLREIYPIVAQAVEEVLERVQPGMTGREMDAVARSYIAERGYGREFSHSLGHGVGVRVHEAPSASTASTDTLRPGNVITVEPGIYLPEWGGVRVEDVILITEDGIEVLTSASKMSI, from the coding sequence GTGCTGATTACGCACCCTTCGAACCGACTGTACCTGACCGGGTTCACCGGCGAGGATATTGCCCCGAACGAATCGTCGGGTCACCTGCTGATTACGGCAACCAACGCCGTGCTCGTAACCGGCTCGGTCAACGTCACGCAGGCCGAGGCGCAAGCGCCGCATGTCCGCGTTGTCCAGCGCGAAGGCGGTTGGGGAACAGCCGATGCCGCCGCCATCCTCGAATCTGGCGCGCATCGTATCGGCTATGAATCGCAGGCGATGTTCGACGGCGTCCTGCGTGGCATCAACGAGCGCTTGGGCTCCGAGAGCTACGCGGTGGACTGGGTGCCAGTCGATGGTCTCGTTGAGGAATTTCGCGCCATCAAGACGGACAGCGAGATCGAGCTGCTCCGCAAGGCGTTCGAGATCACTAACGCAGCATTTGAGCGGGTCGCCCCCACGATCAAAGCCGGCCAGACTGAGCACGAGGTCGCCTGGAAGATCCACGTTGCGTTCGTTGAGCTTGGTGCCGAGGGGCCGTCGTTCCCGACGATTGTCGCCGCCGGAACACACGCTGCTCGTCCACACCATGAGCCTGGTGACCGCGTGATTGAGGATGGCGTGCCGATCGTCATTGACATGGGCGCGCGCTACAAGGGCTATTGCGCCGATCTCACGCGTACCGTCTGGGTAGGTGAGCCGGATGAGAAGCTCCGCGAGATCTACCCGATCGTCGCGCAAGCGGTCGAAGAGGTTCTGGAGCGCGTGCAGCCGGGCATGACCGGCCGAGAAATGGACGCCGTCGCGCGTTCATACATCGCAGAGCGAGGTTACGGTCGCGAGTTCAGCCACAGCCTCGGACACGGAGTTGGCGTCCGCGTCCACGAAGCGCCATCGGCGAGTACCGCGTCAACCGACACACTGCGACCGGGCAATGTCATCACCGTTGAGCCAGGCATCTACCTGCCCGAATGGGGCGGCGTTCGAGTCGAGGACGTCATCCTGATAACGGAAGACGGCATCGAAGTCCTGACATCTGCAAGTAAGATGTCTATCTGA
- the xseB gene encoding exodeoxyribonuclease VII small subunit, with the protein MSSDDNGTPSLKQFEARIEQLQRAVKRLEEDDLTLADTIDAYEEAVSLANSCNAMLDAAELRVRKIDDSARALREEVVRYEYSESRVAQLLLGDDDELADLLDDEE; encoded by the coding sequence ATGAGCAGCGACGACAATGGCACGCCTTCGCTAAAACAATTCGAGGCGCGAATCGAGCAGCTGCAAAGGGCTGTCAAGCGGCTTGAGGAAGATGATCTGACGCTTGCCGATACGATCGACGCCTACGAGGAAGCCGTGTCGCTGGCCAACAGCTGCAACGCGATGCTCGACGCGGCTGAGTTGCGCGTGCGCAAGATCGACGATTCGGCCCGCGCTTTGCGTGAAGAAGTCGTGCGCTATGAGTACAGCGAAAGCCGCGTCGCCCAGCTACTACTGGGCGACGACGATGAGCTTGCAGACCTGCTGGACGACGAAGAGTAA
- the efp gene encoding elongation factor P, whose amino-acid sequence MIETGDLRKGLIIEHDGALQRIVEYQHVKQGRGSAFVRLTMRNLRTGSTTNQTFQAGSRFPLVRLERQRVQFLYPEDENYIFMDLDTFEQIPLSKETLGDALKYLKEQETIDLLTYQDEPIDIELPITVELVVTQTDPGFRGDTATGGNKPATLETGVVVNVPLFINEGDTLKIDTRSGDYLERVS is encoded by the coding sequence ATGATCGAAACTGGTGATCTGCGCAAAGGCCTCATTATCGAGCACGACGGTGCCCTGCAACGCATCGTTGAATATCAGCATGTAAAGCAGGGTCGTGGCAGCGCCTTTGTACGGCTCACCATGCGGAACCTACGGACTGGCTCGACGACCAACCAGACGTTCCAGGCCGGCAGCAGGTTCCCGCTCGTGCGACTTGAGCGCCAGCGTGTGCAGTTCCTCTACCCTGAAGACGAGAATTACATCTTCATGGACCTCGACACCTTCGAGCAGATTCCCCTGTCGAAGGAGACGCTCGGCGACGCACTGAAGTACCTGAAGGAGCAGGAGACGATCGACCTCTTGACGTATCAGGATGAGCCGATCGATATCGAGCTGCCAATCACTGTCGAGCTGGTCGTCACCCAGACTGATCCCGGATTCCGCGGAGACACCGCGACCGGCGGCAACAAGCCGGCCACGCTCGAAACGGGCGTCGTCGTCAACGTACCATTGTTCATCAACGAAGGTGACACGCTGAAGATCGACACACGCAGTGGCGATTACCTTGAGCGCGTCTCATAG
- a CDS encoding glycosyl hydrolase family 18 protein yields the protein MKRHQRNRERAIAGIACLVLVALGVSLLPLWRDSDVARARDIDKWAYYVGNDPTSRASLEQNIEQIDVVSPYFYHLTPNGSIKTFAQPDVTAFVKAHGKKVVPLIQNEARWDDFSKQIDTPEERDAIVAKLVEVVATNGYDGIHIDFEGLNQTDREALTDFMRRLNLSFKPRGWIVSQAVIARTSDAPSTWGGVYDYKALAAVNDYVAIMAYDWGYAGRPDPAPVAPIWWVRDVLTYARKQMPDNRILLGIPYYGYDWNTTKGPPATSVTFAKAATLAAQDGAESGYDEDEGSPWIRYTDAAGDQHTVWYENAASFEEKISLVLDRNIAGYATWRLGHEDPSSWYVVNSLATPAARVPAFNSTADRLYFSETGHSLAYGFLTYWQQNGGLARFGYPKTEEFTEYDPLVGKSYTVQYFERARFEYHPEFAGSEFEVLLGHMGRWALAKRGIDPWASATSPKTGLTYFAETGHNMGAEFQQYWTMHGGLMSFGFPISEPVRERNQEDGRTYLVQYFERARFEYHPEYAGTDSEVLLGLLGNEMLRERGWVR from the coding sequence ATTACGTCGGCAACGATCCGACATCGCGCGCGTCGCTCGAACAGAACATCGAGCAGATCGATGTCGTTTCACCCTACTTCTACCACCTGACACCGAATGGCTCGATCAAGACATTCGCCCAACCGGATGTCACAGCGTTTGTGAAGGCGCACGGCAAGAAGGTTGTCCCGCTGATCCAGAACGAAGCGCGCTGGGACGACTTCTCGAAGCAGATCGACACACCAGAAGAGCGCGACGCCATCGTCGCGAAGCTGGTTGAGGTCGTCGCTACCAACGGCTATGACGGTATCCACATCGACTTCGAGGGCCTGAACCAGACTGACCGTGAAGCACTGACCGATTTCATGCGGCGACTCAACCTCTCATTCAAGCCACGCGGCTGGATCGTGAGCCAGGCTGTCATCGCTCGCACGAGCGACGCACCATCGACCTGGGGCGGTGTCTACGACTACAAGGCGCTGGCAGCGGTCAATGATTATGTCGCGATCATGGCCTACGACTGGGGCTACGCCGGACGGCCCGATCCCGCGCCGGTCGCGCCGATCTGGTGGGTGCGAGATGTCCTGACCTACGCGCGCAAACAGATGCCCGACAATCGCATCCTCCTCGGCATCCCCTATTACGGATACGACTGGAACACCACCAAGGGCCCGCCGGCCACGTCAGTCACGTTTGCTAAGGCAGCAACGTTGGCAGCGCAAGACGGCGCGGAGAGTGGCTACGACGAGGATGAGGGCTCACCGTGGATTCGATACACAGACGCCGCTGGTGACCAACACACCGTCTGGTACGAGAATGCGGCCAGCTTCGAGGAAAAGATCTCGCTCGTCCTCGACCGCAACATCGCCGGCTACGCGACGTGGCGTCTTGGGCATGAGGATCCATCGAGCTGGTATGTCGTCAATAGCCTGGCGACACCGGCCGCGAGAGTCCCAGCCTTCAACAGCACCGCAGACCGACTGTACTTTTCAGAAACCGGGCACAGCCTCGCTTACGGGTTTCTGACCTATTGGCAGCAGAATGGTGGACTCGCTCGGTTCGGTTACCCAAAGACCGAGGAGTTCACCGAATACGACCCGCTTGTCGGCAAGAGCTACACAGTTCAGTACTTTGAGCGAGCGCGGTTCGAATATCACCCGGAATTTGCGGGTTCAGAATTTGAGGTGCTGCTCGGCCATATGGGCCGCTGGGCGTTGGCAAAGCGCGGCATCGATCCGTGGGCATCTGCAACCTCACCGAAGACCGGACTCACCTACTTTGCTGAAACGGGCCACAATATGGGAGCAGAATTTCAACAGTACTGGACAATGCACGGCGGTCTGATGTCGTTCGGCTTTCCGATCAGCGAGCCGGTCCGAGAGCGCAATCAGGAAGATGGCAGGACATATCTCGTTCAATATTTCGAGCGCGCTCGATTTGAATATCATCCTGAATACGCCGGGACTGATTCAGAAGTTCTTCTCGGATTACTGGGCAATGAGATGCTTCGCGAGCGAGGATGGGTACGGTGA